Proteins encoded by one window of Microplitis mediator isolate UGA2020A chromosome 1, iyMicMedi2.1, whole genome shotgun sequence:
- the LOC130664945 gene encoding uncharacterized protein LOC130664945, with product MLYGAEIWCESLKVGSHRRRLASVQRRGALMIACAYRTVSEAAVAVIAGVIPIDLLGFERKRIWDARQAGGEPLKNVKAREREETLRLWRERSESAKTGRWTFRLIERVRDWIMRKEGEVDYYLSRFLSSHGQFHEYLYRMGIRTDHYFQYCSQVVDSAKHTFFLTSC from the coding sequence ATGCTCTACGGAGCGGAAATCTGGTGTGAGTCACTTAAAGTAGGAAGCCATCGTCGACGACTGGCATCTGTTCAACGTAGAGGCGCGCTGATGATAGCTTGCGCTTACCGAACGGTTTCGGAAGCAGCCGTGGCGGTCATCGCGGGTGTGATTCCAATCGACCTTTTAGGGTTTGAGAGGAAGCGCATCTGGGATGCTCGTCAAGCCGGTGGAGAACCGTTGAAAAATGTTAAGGCTCGAGAACGGGAGGAAACCTTGAGACTCTGGCGAGAGCGATCGGAATCTGCGAAAACGGGACGTTGGACATTCAGGCTCATTGAACGAGTCCGTGATTGGATAATGCGAAAGGAAGGGGAGGTAGATTACTATCTCTCCAGATTTCTGTCCAGTCATGGCCAGTTTCATGAGTACTTGTATCGCATGGGGATCCGAACCgatcattattttcaatactGTTCGCAAGTTGTCGACTCTGCCAAGCACACCttctttttaacttcctgctaa
- the LOC130664979 gene encoding uncharacterized protein LOC130664979, with the protein MRRVRSQQLMGQLPSHRVSPSLVFENTGVDYAGPVSLKFFQGRGTRCYKGWIAVFVCLSTSAVHLEVVTDYSSEGFLKAFRRFTSRRGICRTLRSDCGTNFKGADLILKQLLTGALKESSHLQQHLANDGTQWSFNPPGAPHMGGKWEAAVKSIKYHLQRTIADTLLTYEDFSTFLIQVGAVLNSRPLSALSEDPDDLTALTPGHFIRGAAINTIPKPNLTAISTSRLFHLQHIQERLQHFWDRWSTECLQSHQSISKWNTSHHDIAVGSLVLLSDERYPPTKWPLARVIQLHPGADGLIRVVTLKTASTSLKRPISKRVLLPVSSTTEDSQKLSHFSNE; encoded by the coding sequence ATGCGGAGAGTCAGATCTCAACAACTCATGGGTCAACTTCCATCTCATCGGGTCTCACCATCTCTCGTCTTCGAGAACACTGGAGTCGATTACGCCGGTCCAGTGTCTCTGAAGTTCTTTCAAGGACGCGGTACTAGATGCTACAAGGGCTGGATCGCTGTCTTTGTCTGTCTCTCAACATCAGCCGTTCATTTGGAGGTTGTCACTGACTACTCCAGTGAAGGCTTTCTCAAGGCATTCCGCCGTTTCACTAGCAGACGGGGAATTTGCCGCACACTGCGAAGTGACTGTGGAACAAACTTCAAGGGTGCTGATCTCATTCTCAAGCAACTTCTCACCGGTGCTCTCAAGGAATCATCTCACCTACAGCAGCATCTCGCCAATGATGGAACCCAGTGGTCATTCAACCCACCTGGGGCTCCTCATATGGGAGGAAAATGGGAGGCTGCAGTAAAATCAATAAAGTATCATCTTCAGCGAACCATTGCTGATACACTTCTCACCTATGAAGATTTCTCAACTTTTCTCATACAAGTTGGAGCTGTTCTCAATTCTCGTCCTCTCAGCGCACTCTCAGAGGATCCGGACGATCTCACTGCTCTCACGCCCGGACATTTCATCCGCGGTGCTGCCATCAACACCATTCCGAAACCCAATCTTACTGCAATCTCAACCTCAAGACTATTTCATCTGCAGCATATTCAAGAACGCTTACAGCATTTCTGGGACAGGTGGTCTACAGAATGCTTACAATCTCATCAATCGATCTCAAAATGGAACACCTCTCATCACGACATCGCAGTTGGATCACTTGTCTTGCTCTCAGACGAGCGGTATCCACCAACAAAATGGCCGCTCGCCCGTGTCATCCAACTACATCCCGGTGCCGATGGTCTCATCAGAGTGGTCACTCTCAAAACTGCATCAACATCTCTCAAAAGGCCAATAAGCAAACGAGTGCTATTGCCCGTCTCATCGACCACGGAAGATTCTCAGAAATTGTCTCACTTCTCCAATGAGTAG
- the LOC130664986 gene encoding uncharacterized protein LOC130664986 yields the protein MVHEQSHHSPRLSHHIISNAQLHDSLTKFWELEEVPESCNETLTVEEAECEAHFLSTHSRDASGRYIVRLPFKSSYQKLGESRHIAQRCLNRLMKRLSQNPELQGQYTTFLNEYESLGHMTRVSSTSPEPSHVYYLPHHCVVREDSETTKLRVVFNGSSKTSSASSLNNHLHIGQSLQAKICDVLLYLRSHRYIFLTDIVKIFRQILIHSDDRDYQRILWTENGLTVAYQLNTVTYGTRPAPYLAGRALKQLLIDEGSQYPLAVEPFQKGSYVDDIGGGADNLSDLNDIANNVEALCNLGCFSLAKWKSNHPQFNKISSSLSPKDSHSFSDHISKILGLSWNCQEDVLTFTGKTFHTLSITKRTITSEAAQLFDPLGLISPVIVKAKIIIQDIWLQKVDWDDSLSPELVHRWKTFRDELPQLSHLRIPRWINLIPNLSGIEIHGFYDASQAAMSAVIYLRVCQPGEQTIISLICSKTKVAPLKRLTIPRLELSAALLLSKLASYVSSTLQLSHVPTYLWTDSSTTLAWVTSEPTRWKEFVKNRVEAIQQHSPNAHWRYISGKQNPADCTSRGLSASQLINHQYGGQDPAG from the exons ATGG TTCATGAACAATCTCATCATTCACCTAGACTGTCTCATCATATCATCTCAAATGCTCAACTGCACGACTCTCTCACCAAGTTCTGGGAACTTGAAGAAGTTCCAGAGTCCTGCAACGAAACTCTAACCGTCGAGGAAGCTGAGTGTGAAGCTCACTTCCTATCAACTCATTCTCGAGATGCATCAGGACGATACATCGTCCGTCTACCATTCAAATCATCATATCAGAAGCTAGGTGAATCTCGTCATATTGCGCAGCGCTGTCTCAACCGTCTCATGAAGCGTCTTTCTCAAAACCCAGAACTTCAAGGTCAATATACTACTTTTCTCAACGAGTATGAATCACTTGGACACATGACTCGAGTCTCATCTACATCGCCTGAACCTTCTCATGTATATTATTTACCTCATCATTGCGTTGTTCGCGAAGACAGCGAAACCACCAAGTTGAGGGTCGTGTTCAATGGTTCAAGCAAGACATCATCAGCCAGCTCTCTCAATAATCATCTGCATATCGGCCAAAGTCTTCAAGCAAAGATCTGTGATGTACTGCTGTACCTCAGAAGTCACAGATACATCTTTTTGACGGACATCGTGAAGATATTTCGTCAAATTCTCATTCACTCTGATGACAGGGATTATCAGCGCATTCTCTGGACTGAAAATGGTCTCACTGTGGCTTATCAACTCAACACCGTCACATATGGCACTCGACCAGCACCATATCTTGCTGGCCGAGCTCTCAAACAACTTCTCATCGACGAAGGGTCTCAATATCCACTAGCAGTGGAACCCTTTCAAAAGGGCAGCTACGTCGACGACATCGGCGGCGGTGCCGACAATCTCAGCGATCTCAACGACATTGCAAACAATGTCGAGGCACTTTGCAACTTAGGTTGCTTTTCACTAGCTAAATGGAAGAGCAACCACCCTCAGTTCAACAAAATCTCATCATCACTCAGTCCAAAAGATTCTCATTCATTCTCAGACCACATCTCAAAAATCTTGGGTCTCTCATGGAATTGTCAAGAAGACGTTCTCACATTCACTGGCAAGACGTTTCATACTCTCAGTATCACCAAGCGCACCATCACCTCAGAGGCTGCTCAGCTATTTGACCCTCTAGGTTTAATCTCACCAGTAATTGTAAAAGCAAAAATCATCATCCAGGACATTTGGCTACAAAAGGTCGACTGGGATGATTCACTCTCACCAGAGCTAGTTCACCGATGGAAAACTTTCCGCGATGAACTACCTCAACTTTCTCATCTCAGAATTCCTCGATGGATCAATCTCATCCCAAATTTATCTGGCATCGAGATTCACGGGTTTTATGACGCATCTCAAGCTGCAATGTCTGCAGTAATATATCTCAGAGTCTGTCAACCTGGCGAACAGACTATCATCTCTCTCATCTGCTCAAAAACAAAGGTCGCACCACTCAAACGTCTCACAATTCCTCGACTCGAACTCTCAGCTGCATTATTGCTCTCAAAACTGGCATCTTATGTCTCATCTACGCTGCAATTATCTCATGTTCCAACTTATTTGTGGACCGACTCATCAACAACACTTGCTTGGGTTACCAGTGAACCAACAAGATGGAAAGAATTCGTCAAGAATCGAGTTGAAGCGATCCAGCAACATTCTCCAAATGCACACTGGAGATACATCTCAGGAAAACAAAACCCTGCTGACTGTACATCCAGGGGTCTATCCGCATCTCAGCTCATCAACCATCAGTATGGTGGTCAGGACCCAGCTGGCTAG
- the LOC130664993 gene encoding uncharacterized protein LOC130664993 → MATVANKIVLQMHRISVFTSVSASAEAGIVETLSLRAANSKLDLLTQHWSKFAEDHEKLLSSKTDVTVEHKYFTDGSFEKALKLFQGAQDALLHRIHELESALLSHGSALANSSFIVPAGSRLDVPTIPVPKFSGKYQEWKHFHDVFVSIIGENTSLTSVEKMYHLKSALEGDAARLIANIRVTGDSLASAWDAVVQQYDNKCLLISAQLDKLFSIRPADSNSAKQLKAIINTANEVVQALKALGSPTEHWDQILVHLIVQKLDISLREAWEVHLGTSTEFPSYEDLRIFLTGRARAREAMECGVSPRKPANDSRSHLGTKSCTSSAQVHVATAPPSQQSQSGQSQSHQASTQSHPPPRNPPSHPPRSQSNTSQFHPALPKSTLSFKSDYCHCCEGNHFIVGCPRFQAMSPDERFQLAAHSHLCRNCLGDHSFENCQSKGCRRCKECDEPHHSMLHYSRLMRLTKKPPAAAAETQQVSSPPASHPEAQQQTSQQ, encoded by the coding sequence ATGGCTACAGTGGCTAATAAAATTGTGCTTCAGATGCACCGCATCTCAGTTTTCACCTCTGTTTCTGCATCCGCTGAAGCCGGTATAGTAGAAACGCTCTCATTGCGTGCAGCCAACTCAAAGTTGGACCTTCTCACTCAACACTGGAGTAAATTTGCAGAAGACCATGAGAAATTACTATCATCAAAGACCGACGTGACCGTCGAGCACAAATATTTCACGGACGGTTCATTCGAGAAGGCTCTCAAACTATTTCAAGGAGCTCAAGACGCTCTTCTACATCGCATCCACGAGTTGGAATCAGCACTACTGTCTCACGGTAGTGCTCTGGCCAACTCGAGTTTCATCGTACCAGCTGGAAGTAGGCTTGATGTCCCTACTATCCCTGTGCCCAAGTTCTCAGGCAAATATCAAGAGTGGAAACACTTCCACGACGTGTTTGTCTCGATCATCGGAGAAAATACATCTCTCACATCTGTTGAGAAGATGTACCACCTCAAGTCGGCATTGGAGGGTGATGCCGCCCGTCTCATCGCAAACATTAGAGTCACTGGGGACTCGCTTGCATCTGCTTGGGACGCTGTTGTCCAACAATATGACAACAAGTGTCTTCTCATCTCAGCGCAGCTGGACAAGCTGTTTAGTATCCGACCTGCTGACAGCAACTCTGCAAAGCAGTTAAAAGCAATCATCAACACTGCCAACGAGGTAGTTCAAGCACTCAAGGCTCTGGGATCGCCAACCGAGCACTGGGACCAGATTCTGGTCCATCTCATCGTCCAAAAACTGGACATCTCATTACGTGAGGCCTGGGAAGTTCATTTGGGCACATCCACGGAATTTCCAAGTTACGAGGACCTGCGCATATTCCTCACCGGTCGCGCCAGAGCTCGTGAAGCCATGGAGTGTGGTGTTTCACCACGCAAACCAGCTAATGATTCACGCAGCCACCTGGGAACCAAATCTTGTACCTCATCAGCTCAAGTACACGTGGCAACAGCGCCCCCGTCTCAGCAATCTCAGTCAGGGCAGTCTCAGTCTCATCAAGCATCAACGCAGTCTCATCCACCACCAAGAAATCCGCCATCTCATCCGCCTAGATCTCAATCGAACACGTCTCAGTTTCATCCAGCTCTTCCAAAAAGCACGCTCTCATTCAAATCAGACTACTGTCATTGCTGTGAGGGCAATCATTTCATCGTCGGATGCCCGAGATTCCAGGCAATGTCTCCGGATGAAAGGTTCCAGTTAGCAGCACATTCTCATCTCTGTCGAAACTGTCTTGGCGACCACAGTTTCGAAAACTGTCAATCTAAGGGCTGTCGCCGTTGCAAAGAGTGCGACGAGCCTCACCACTCAATGCTGCACTACTCTCGTCTCATGAGGCTTACCAAGAAGCCACCTGCAGCAGCTGCTGAAACGCAGCAAGTCTCATCACCACCTGCATCTCATCCCGAAGCTCAGCAGCAAACATCTCAGCAATAA